In a single window of the Campylobacter iguaniorum genome:
- a CDS encoding autotransporter outer membrane beta-barrel domain-containing protein: MDVLNSSIKFTLASSLIAINVLAGEILTYDPDNVGGGYNPSTLTTPKKISLYNSSSNIMGIAPSNSSPTDNTVNIYSTTTTTQLDYIFGGLSNLDSVNSNTLNMYNGTVTYSIFGGYGNSNTSSVTSNTVNMYDGTIKVDLNGGYSQSLATKNTVNIYGGSINRYIYGGNTASSKLGLATENIVNIYNGNIGTIYGGSASTSTDNIINISGGIIKGNVYGGSAGNEAKSNIVNIYGGVMYSHIYGGSANTANNNIVNISNGIISGNVYGGNGRFRADSNTINISNGIISGNVYGSYSVHYANDNIVNISGGTIEGDVYGGSAGYTSAVGNTVNILGSPTFGANTILYGGFIGGTSSFQNDIAENTLNLKTKDIVVKDIKNFQYINFYLPSNVVANDTILTLTDTGQTNISYSIYHIGVGVMSGDSPVLNAGDEITLIDKPNGELLLPTLDNYIDNIDNQRALHKGTIYQGISNAYSFSLDSKTNSENKVNKLVVSITSAPPPPTPMPSYANPKQKAILESSIAIIGMLNYDIIDNILLDEKSDGIPEIFAVSKGYDTRLNSGSHVDVRGANLITGISTKVNDSFIYSAFFEAGYGKYDSFNSFDSGDIKGSGDNSYFGFGLMSKTNLVNNFYIDNSIKFGQVKSDFKSDDFGDSSNKISASFDSKRAYYGLSLGVGNIIELDNRSNLDIYTKLYYTRVGSDSVDMSTNDKFRLDTFNSFIAKLGARYNYEIKESTTLYTGAAYEYEFDAKQKGYNLSYNYEIDPTDMQGSSGSIEAGIKLKPLTNSDRLTLDLGIKGLSGKKEGVSGNVGIEWRL; encoded by the coding sequence ATGGATGTGCTAAATTCATCTATTAAATTTACTCTAGCTAGTAGCTTAATAGCTATAAATGTATTAGCTGGAGAAATCCTGACCTATGATCCTGATAATGTGGGGGGGGGGTATAACCCATCTACACTAACAACACCCAAAAAAATCTCACTTTACAATAGTAGTTCTAATATAATGGGTATAGCACCAAGCAATAGCAGCCCTACAGATAATACTGTAAATATATATAGCACAACTACAACAACACAACTAGATTATATCTTTGGGGGATTAAGCAATCTAGATTCAGTCAATTCAAATACGCTAAATATGTATAATGGGACTGTAACTTATTCTATCTTTGGTGGATACGGCAATAGTAATACAAGTTCAGTTACTTCAAACACAGTAAATATGTATGATGGAACTATAAAAGTTGATCTTAATGGTGGATATAGCCAATCTTTAGCTACTAAAAATACTGTTAATATTTACGGTGGAAGTATAAATAGATATATCTATGGAGGAAATACTGCTTCAAGTAAGTTAGGGCTAGCAACAGAAAACATAGTAAATATCTACAATGGAAATATAGGTACTATTTATGGTGGATCTGCTAGTACATCTACTGATAATATTATAAACATATCTGGTGGCATTATAAAAGGCAATGTTTATGGTGGGTCTGCTGGCAATGAAGCAAAATCAAATATTGTAAATATATACGGCGGGGTTATGTATAGTCATATCTATGGTGGATCTGCTAATACAGCTAATAATAATATTGTAAATATATCTAATGGAATTATAAGTGGTAATGTTTATGGCGGTAACGGTAGATTTAGAGCAGATAGTAACACTATAAATATATCCAATGGAATTATAAGTGGTAATGTTTATGGCAGTTACAGTGTGCATTATGCAAATGACAACATTGTAAACATATCTGGTGGCACTATAGAAGGCGATGTTTATGGTGGGTCTGCAGGTTATACTTCAGCCGTTGGGAACACCGTAAACATCTTAGGCAGTCCAACCTTTGGAGCAAATACTATATTGTATGGTGGATTTATAGGAGGCACTTCATCTTTTCAAAATGATATCGCTGAAAACACCCTAAACCTAAAAACTAAAGATATAGTAGTAAAAGATATAAAAAACTTTCAATACATAAACTTCTATTTACCAAGCAATGTAGTTGCCAATGATACTATTTTAACTCTTACTGATACAGGTCAAACAAATATAAGTTATTCTATTTATCATATAGGTGTTGGAGTTATGAGTGGAGATAGCCCAGTATTAAATGCTGGAGATGAGATAACTCTTATAGATAAACCAAATGGTGAACTATTATTGCCTACTTTAGATAATTATATAGATAACATTGATAATCAAAGAGCCTTACATAAAGGAACCATATATCAAGGCATAAGTAATGCATATTCCTTTAGTCTTGATTCAAAGACAAACTCTGAAAACAAAGTAAATAAACTAGTAGTAAGCATAACAAGTGCCCCACCTCCACCAACTCCAATGCCAAGCTATGCAAACCCTAAGCAAAAAGCAATCTTAGAAAGCAGTATCGCAATAATAGGTATGCTAAACTATGATATTATTGATAATATTCTTCTTGATGAAAAGTCTGATGGAATACCTGAGATATTTGCAGTATCTAAAGGATATGATACTAGACTAAACTCAGGCTCTCATGTAGATGTAAGAGGAGCTAATCTAATAACAGGAATAAGCACAAAGGTAAATGATAGCTTTATATACTCAGCATTCTTTGAAGCTGGATATGGTAAGTATGATAGCTTTAATAGCTTTGATAGTGGAGATATAAAAGGAAGTGGAGATAACTCATACTTCGGGTTTGGTCTTATGAGTAAGACTAATCTAGTAAATAACTTCTATATAGATAATAGTATTAAATTTGGTCAAGTTAAGAGTGATTTTAAAAGTGATGATTTTGGAGATAGTAGCAATAAGATAAGTGCTAGCTTTGATTCTAAAAGAGCTTATTATGGATTATCTCTTGGAGTGGGTAATATAATAGAACTTGATAATAGATCAAATTTAGATATCTATACAAAGCTATATTATACTAGAGTAGGAAGTGATAGTGTAGATATGAGTACTAATGATAAATTTAGGCTTGATACATTTAACTCTTTTATAGCTAAGCTTGGAGCTAGATATAATTATGAGATTAAAGAGAGTACTACTTTATATACTGGGGCAGCTTATGAATATGAGTTTGATGCTAAACAAAAAGGATATAACCTAAGCTATAACTATGAGATAGATCCTACTGATATGCAAGGAAGTAGTGGGAGCATTGAAGCTGGTATCAAACTAAAACCACTTACAAATAGTGATAGACTTACTCTTGATCTAGGAATCAAAGGATTAAGCGGTAAGAAAGAAGGTGTGAGTGGTAATGTAGGGATTGAGTGGAGGTTGTAA
- the infC gene encoding translation initiation factor IF-3 yields the protein MSKEKDVYLNEEIRASEVRCVGDEGTVYGVLSRDEAQEIANKMGLDLVLIAPDAKPPVCKIMDYGKFRYQQEKKQKEAKKKQKVIEVKEIKLSIKIAQNDINYKIKHAQEFLDEGKHVKFRVFLKGREMAAPEAGVVMLEKIWELIKDFAERDKAPNLEGRYVNMLVTPKKA from the coding sequence TTGAGCAAAGAAAAAGATGTGTATCTAAACGAAGAAATTCGTGCTAGTGAAGTAAGATGTGTCGGCGATGAAGGCACAGTATATGGTGTTTTGAGTAGAGATGAAGCACAAGAAATAGCAAACAAAATGGGTCTAGATCTTGTGCTAATAGCTCCAGATGCTAAACCGCCAGTTTGTAAGATTATGGATTATGGCAAATTCCGCTATCAACAAGAAAAAAAGCAAAAAGAAGCGAAGAAAAAGCAAAAAGTTATCGAAGTAAAAGAGATAAAACTCTCTATCAAGATAGCTCAAAATGACATAAATTACAAGATAAAGCACGCACAAGAATTTCTTGACGAGGGCAAACACGTTAAATTTAGAGTATTCCTAAAAGGTAGAGAGATGGCGGCTCCAGAAGCTGGTGTCGTGATGCTTGAGAAGATTTGGGAACTTATAAAAGACTTTGCAGAAAGAGACAAAGCACCGAATTTAGAAGGTCGCTATGTCAATATGCTTGTAACTCCAAAAAAAGCTTAA
- the thrS gene encoding threonine--tRNA ligase, giving the protein MSDVIAYKVNGVVVDTQSYDGNGGEEILFDNSKEALDVIRHSCAHLMAAAIKELYPNAKFFVGPAIEDGFYYDMRVMGNGGEKLGEADLELIEKKMKELALAKTDIVKLNSTKAEVAAKYASDDLKQEVLKRIPDGVVSLYSQGNFEDICRGPHVPNTIFTRFFKLTRIAGAYLGGDENREMLTRIYGTAYADKESLKEHIRIIEEAKKRDHRKLGAEMKFFTFDDDIGVGLPIWLPNGARLRSKLEHKLYKTHRLRGYEPVRGPEILKSDAWKISGHYANYKENMYFTVIDEQEYGIKPMNCVGHIKVYQSDIRSYRDLPLKFFEYGVVHRHEKSGVLHGLFRVREFTQDDAHIFCMPSQIKENVYEILSFVDTLMSAFGFSYEMEISTKPAKAVGDDEVWEIATKALKDALDEKGLKYGIDEGGGAFYGPKIDIKITDALKRKWQCGTIQVDFNLPKRFDLGYIDENNERKQPVMLHRAIMGSFERFIGILLEHTAGELPFWIAPTQVVIIPIADEHLAYAKEVHSLLLELGVDSEISSKNETLNKKIRTAEKQRVPMIIVLGDNEVASRGVALRDRRAREQKDMNLDEFLSFIKVKLNEVNI; this is encoded by the coding sequence ATGAGCGATGTAATTGCGTATAAAGTAAATGGTGTAGTAGTTGATACTCAAAGCTACGATGGAAACGGTGGCGAAGAGATATTATTTGATAATTCAAAAGAGGCTTTAGATGTCATAAGACACTCTTGTGCTCACTTGATGGCTGCAGCGATAAAAGAGCTGTATCCTAATGCTAAGTTTTTTGTAGGCCCTGCGATAGAAGATGGATTTTATTATGATATGAGGGTTATGGGAAATGGCGGCGAGAAGCTTGGCGAGGCTGATTTAGAGCTGATCGAAAAGAAAATGAAAGAGCTAGCTTTGGCTAAAACTGATATAGTCAAGCTTAACTCTACAAAAGCTGAAGTTGCTGCAAAATACGCTAGCGACGACCTTAAACAAGAGGTTTTAAAACGCATTCCAGATGGCGTAGTAAGCCTTTATTCTCAAGGAAATTTTGAAGATATTTGCCGTGGACCACACGTGCCAAATACGATTTTTACAAGATTTTTTAAGCTTACTAGAATAGCTGGAGCTTATCTTGGTGGTGATGAAAACCGCGAAATGCTAACAAGGATTTATGGCACAGCTTACGCTGATAAAGAGAGCCTAAAAGAGCATATTCGTATCATTGAAGAAGCTAAAAAACGCGACCACAGAAAACTTGGCGCTGAGATGAAGTTTTTCACTTTTGATGACGATATCGGCGTGGGACTTCCTATTTGGCTGCCAAATGGAGCAAGATTAAGAAGCAAGCTAGAGCATAAACTATACAAAACTCACAGATTAAGAGGATACGAGCCAGTTCGTGGTCCTGAAATCCTAAAAAGTGATGCTTGGAAGATCAGCGGTCACTATGCAAACTACAAAGAAAATATGTATTTTACTGTGATTGACGAGCAAGAATACGGCATCAAGCCGATGAACTGTGTCGGACATATCAAAGTCTATCAAAGCGACATAAGAAGCTACCGTGATTTGCCACTTAAATTTTTTGAGTATGGCGTAGTTCATAGACATGAAAAAAGCGGAGTTTTACACGGTCTTTTTAGAGTTCGTGAATTTACTCAAGATGACGCGCATATCTTTTGTATGCCAAGCCAAATCAAAGAAAATGTGTATGAAATTTTAAGCTTTGTTGATACTTTGATGAGTGCATTTGGCTTTAGCTATGAGATGGAAATCTCAACAAAACCAGCAAAGGCAGTTGGCGATGATGAGGTATGGGAGATAGCGACAAAAGCACTTAAAGATGCTCTTGATGAAAAAGGGCTGAAATACGGCATAGACGAGGGCGGCGGTGCATTTTATGGACCAAAAATCGATATAAAAATCACAGACGCATTAAAAAGAAAATGGCAATGTGGAACTATCCAAGTCGATTTTAACCTACCAAAACGTTTTGATCTTGGCTATATAGATGAAAATAACGAAAGAAAACAACCAGTTATGCTTCACCGTGCTATAATGGGAAGTTTTGAGCGTTTCATTGGTATCTTGCTTGAGCATACTGCTGGTGAGTTGCCGTTTTGGATCGCACCTACTCAAGTAGTGATTATACCGATCGCTGATGAGCATTTAGCTTATGCTAAAGAGGTTCATTCTCTGCTTTTAGAGCTTGGTGTAGATAGTGAAATTTCAAGTAAAAATGAAACATTAAATAAAAAAATAAGAACAGCAGAAAAACAAAGAGTTCCGATGATAATCGTGCTTGGAGATAATGAGGTTGCTTCTAGAGGTGTAGCGCTTCGTGATAGACGTGCTAGAGAACAAAAGGATATGAATTTAGACGAATTCTTATCGTTTATCAAAGTTAAATTAAATGAGGTGAATATTTGA
- a CDS encoding NAD(P)-dependent alcohol dehydrogenase gives MQRREFMKKTAIAGVALAAGTSLFGAAGKSTITCKGYAAFDESGELKPWKFQRRAVRENDILFEVKATSICHSDIHTELGHWGKQTYPQVPGHEIVGVVTEVGSKVTKFKVGDRVGVGCMVDNVDVPSLQGKSEQYDANTVFTYGQSYKAEPTGISQGGYSDYFVVHEHFAVHLPDDIDFNHAAPLMCAGITTYSPLMKYQIKKGDNVGVAGIGGLGHLAVKIALSKGANVTAFTTTPSKVKDIQSWGAAAVVVSSPDDLAKFRAKFDYVISTIPYEFDMMPYIAMVKPFGNFTVVGMPVNFSQKIQTLALAATKVNFNASLIGDMKETQEMVDYCAKNKIYPEIEIIKADEINAAWKKVVNKEARYRFVIDPKTF, from the coding sequence ATGCAAAGAAGAGAATTTATGAAAAAGACAGCAATAGCAGGAGTGGCACTAGCCGCTGGGACTTCACTATTTGGCGCAGCAGGAAAAAGCACAATCACTTGCAAGGGTTACGCAGCTTTTGATGAGAGTGGGGAGCTAAAACCTTGGAAATTTCAAAGAAGAGCCGTGAGAGAAAACGACATTTTATTTGAAGTGAAAGCCACAAGTATCTGTCATAGCGATATTCACACAGAGCTTGGTCACTGGGGCAAACAAACTTATCCACAAGTGCCAGGTCATGAGATAGTCGGAGTCGTGACTGAGGTCGGCTCAAAGGTTACTAAATTTAAAGTAGGCGATAGAGTAGGAGTGGGCTGCATGGTCGATAACGTAGACGTCCCAAGCTTGCAAGGCAAATCAGAGCAATACGACGCAAACACTGTTTTTACCTATGGTCAAAGCTACAAAGCAGAGCCAACTGGCATAAGTCAAGGCGGATATAGCGATTATTTCGTCGTTCATGAGCATTTTGCCGTGCATTTACCAGACGATATCGACTTTAATCACGCAGCTCCACTCATGTGTGCTGGTATCACAACCTACTCTCCACTCATGAAATACCAAATCAAAAAAGGCGATAATGTCGGCGTAGCTGGGATCGGCGGCTTAGGACATTTAGCAGTCAAAATCGCTCTAAGCAAAGGCGCGAATGTCACAGCCTTCACCACAACTCCAAGCAAGGTAAAAGACATACAAAGCTGGGGCGCGGCAGCTGTTGTCGTAAGCTCACCAGATGATTTGGCTAAATTTAGGGCTAAATTTGATTATGTTATTTCAACCATTCCTTATGAGTTTGATATGATGCCTTACATCGCTATGGTTAAGCCTTTTGGCAACTTCACAGTCGTGGGAATGCCTGTAAATTTCAGTCAAAAAATCCAAACTCTAGCTCTAGCAGCCACAAAGGTAAACTTCAACGCTTCACTCATAGGCGATATGAAAGAAACCCAAGAAATGGTGGATTATTGCGCTAAAAACAAAATTTATCCAGAAATAGAGATCATCAAAGCAGATGAGATAAATGCAGCTTGGAAAAAAGTGGTAAATAAAGAGGCCAGATATAGATTTGTCATAGATCCAAAGACGTTTTGA
- a CDS encoding cyclophilin-like fold protein has product MRAFKFILLLMIGANLMAGEKIALSVKNSSGMQSEFSVSLTDNSPASELVKQLKNSPLTLKMSDFSNFEKVGNLPFSLPRNDEPISTDAGDVILYQGSRFVIYYDQNSWNFTRLGVIDELKNGQISKAEFIKFLGNGDIEATLRVKE; this is encoded by the coding sequence ATGAGAGCGTTTAAATTTATCCTTTTGCTGATGATTGGAGCAAATTTAATGGCAGGTGAAAAAATCGCGCTAAGCGTGAAAAATAGCAGTGGAATGCAGAGTGAGTTTAGCGTAAGCTTGACTGATAATTCACCAGCTAGTGAGCTTGTAAAACAGCTAAAAAACTCTCCGCTCACGCTTAAAATGAGCGACTTTTCAAATTTTGAAAAGGTTGGAAATCTACCGTTTTCATTGCCAAGAAACGATGAGCCTATCAGCACGGACGCAGGAGACGTGATACTTTATCAAGGAAGCCGTTTTGTGATTTACTACGACCAAAACAGCTGGAACTTCACAAGACTTGGCGTAATTGATGAGCTAAAAAATGGTCAAATAAGCAAAGCTGAGTTTATAAAATTTCTAGGAAATGGCGATATTGAAGCTACTTTGAGAGTGAAAGAATAA
- a CDS encoding CopD family protein produces MGYETYLWIKWLHYLAFISWMAMLFYQPRLYVYHAEHMENKGFTDVVKIQESKLYHGIGWIAMGVTLLTGLAIILFSKPELMKAGYFHIKLLCVVILIAYHFSLGHYLKLFKENRCFKSGKFFRMYNEVPTIIMFVIIFAMIIKANLM; encoded by the coding sequence ATGGGTTATGAGACTTATTTGTGGATTAAATGGCTGCATTATTTAGCTTTTATATCTTGGATGGCGATGCTTTTTTATCAGCCAAGACTTTATGTATATCACGCTGAACACATGGAAAACAAGGGCTTTACTGATGTTGTAAAAATCCAAGAAAGTAAACTTTATCACGGTATTGGCTGGATAGCTATGGGCGTGACACTTTTGACAGGTCTTGCGATAATACTGTTTTCAAAACCAGAGCTTATGAAGGCTGGATACTTCCACATCAAGCTACTTTGTGTGGTTATTTTGATAGCTTATCACTTTAGTTTGGGGCATTATTTAAAATTATTTAAAGAAAATCGCTGTTTTAAAAGCGGTAAATTTTTTAGAATGTATAACGAAGTGCCGACAATCATAATGTTTGTAATTATATTTGCGATGATAATAAAAGCGAATTTAATGTAA
- a CDS encoding NINE protein, translating into MQRNIYIAYALWFFLGGFGAHRIYCGKFFSGILQLLLFWIGSITAVFLVGYFFLAIWGIWWLVDIFLTSKMVYEVNDLNGFEKSLNQTQRLKNVEKLYELYKNGAISKEEFEQRKAEILK; encoded by the coding sequence ATGCAAAGAAATATTTATATAGCTTATGCTTTATGGTTTTTTCTAGGTGGATTTGGGGCTCACAGGATTTATTGTGGTAAATTTTTTAGTGGGATTTTGCAACTTTTACTTTTTTGGATTGGAAGTATAACTGCTGTGTTTTTGGTGGGATATTTTTTCTTGGCTATTTGGGGAATTTGGTGGCTTGTGGATATATTTTTGACTTCAAAAATGGTCTATGAGGTCAATGATCTAAATGGTTTTGAAAAATCGCTAAACCAAACTCAGAGGCTAAAAAACGTGGAAAAACTCTATGAACTATACAAAAATGGAGCTATAAGCAAAGAGGAATTCGAGCAAAGAAAAGCTGAAATTTTAAAATAA
- the lspA gene encoding signal peptidase II, with the protein MSRVIFKFLAYFTAIFAIDQAIKWVFLHGFRYKGEFIDLVLVYNKGVAFSMFAFLGANLKYIQLGLIALLFGYLFGQKELLKTHTVAFGMLIGAGCSNILDRFVHGGVVDYIFWHKWFDFAVFNFADVMIDVAIVIIIIQSFIRKK; encoded by the coding sequence ATGAGTAGGGTAATTTTTAAATTTTTAGCCTATTTTACGGCTATTTTTGCCATTGATCAAGCGATAAAATGGGTATTTTTGCACGGTTTTAGATATAAAGGCGAATTTATTGATTTGGTTTTAGTTTATAACAAAGGCGTGGCGTTTTCGATGTTTGCGTTTTTGGGTGCAAATTTGAAGTATATCCAACTTGGGCTTATTGCTTTGCTTTTTGGCTATCTTTTTGGTCAAAAGGAGCTTTTAAAGACGCACACGGTGGCATTTGGAATGCTTATTGGGGCGGGTTGTTCGAATATCCTTGACCGCTTCGTGCATGGCGGGGTTGTGGATTATATATTTTGGCATAAATGGTTTGATTTTGCTGTGTTTAATTTCGCAGATGTGATGATCGATGTGGCTATTGTCATCATCATTATTCAAAGTTTCATTAGGAAGAAATGA
- the glmM gene encoding phosphoglucosamine mutase, which translates to MKLFGTDGVRGKAGEKLDAMMAMRLAMAAGIYFRKNSITNKILVGKDTRKSGYMIETAIVAGLTAVGYNVIQIGPMPTPAVAFLTEDMRCDAGIMISASHNPFYDNGIKFFDGFGNKLSVEVEKAIEDIYFNDEIINQNQKTGLEIGQSKRIDDVIGRYIVHIKNSFPNKLTLKGLRVVLDVANGAVYKVAPTVFSELGAETIVLNDTPNGGNINSNCGALHPENLAKEVKHLRADIGFAFDGDADRLVVVDEDGKVIDGDALLGVLASYLNENKMLAKKEIVATVMSNAALDDYLSKHGINLLRSNVGDKFVLEMMKENGANFGGEQSGHIVFSDFAKTGDGLVSALQVSACLLAKKKKASEIFGCIKPYPQKLLNLKIVEKKPLEEIKGLKELESELKKQGIRTLFRYSGTENVIRLLLEGKDENLVSKKMSEVEKFFTKALNE; encoded by the coding sequence ATGAAACTCTTTGGAACTGATGGAGTGCGTGGAAAAGCTGGAGAAAAACTAGATGCGATGATGGCTATGCGTTTAGCTATGGCTGCTGGAATTTATTTTAGAAAAAACTCAATCACAAATAAAATACTCGTCGGAAAAGACACTAGAAAAAGTGGCTATATGATAGAAACTGCCATAGTTGCAGGACTTACTGCTGTTGGGTATAATGTAATCCAAATCGGACCTATGCCAACCCCGGCCGTGGCGTTTTTGACTGAAGATATGAGGTGCGATGCTGGTATCATGATAAGTGCGAGCCACAATCCGTTTTATGATAATGGTATTAAATTTTTTGACGGATTTGGTAATAAGCTAAGCGTGGAAGTCGAAAAAGCCATAGAAGATATTTATTTTAACGATGAGATTATCAACCAAAACCAAAAAACTGGACTTGAAATAGGTCAGTCAAAACGCATTGATGACGTGATTGGCAGATATATCGTGCATATCAAAAACTCATTTCCAAATAAGCTAACTCTAAAAGGTTTAAGAGTGGTCTTGGACGTGGCAAACGGCGCTGTTTATAAGGTCGCTCCGACTGTATTTAGCGAGCTTGGAGCTGAGACAATCGTGCTAAATGACACGCCAAATGGTGGGAATATAAACTCAAATTGTGGTGCCTTGCATCCTGAAAATTTAGCCAAAGAGGTCAAGCATCTAAGAGCTGATATAGGATTTGCATTTGATGGCGACGCTGATAGGCTTGTGGTGGTTGATGAAGATGGCAAAGTGATCGATGGCGACGCGCTTCTTGGCGTGCTTGCAAGCTATCTAAACGAAAACAAAATGCTAGCCAAAAAAGAGATAGTAGCAACCGTGATGAGCAACGCTGCTCTTGATGATTATCTCTCAAAACACGGTATAAACTTGCTTCGCTCAAATGTAGGAGATAAATTTGTCCTTGAAATGATGAAAGAAAATGGAGCAAATTTCGGCGGTGAGCAAAGTGGTCATATCGTATTTAGCGACTTTGCAAAAACTGGAGATGGCTTAGTTTCGGCTCTTCAAGTAAGTGCTTGCTTGCTAGCAAAAAAGAAAAAAGCTAGCGAGATATTTGGCTGTATCAAACCATATCCACAAAAACTACTGAATTTAAAGATAGTGGAGAAAAAACCACTTGAAGAGATAAAAGGCTTAAAAGAGCTAGAAAGTGAGCTTAAAAAACAAGGCATAAGAACGTTATTTAGGTATTCTGGTACAGAAAATGTCATCAGACTTTTGCTTGAGGGCAAAGATGAAAATCTAGTAAGCAAAAAGATGAGCGAAGTTGAAAAATTCTTCACAAAAGCGTTAAATGAGTAG
- the rpsT gene encoding 30S ribosomal protein S20, whose protein sequence is MANHKSAEKRARQTIKRTERNRFYRTRLKNITKAVRVAVANGDKETALVALKDANKNLHSFVSKGFLKKETASRKVSRLAKLVNTIAA, encoded by the coding sequence ATGGCAAACCACAAATCTGCTGAAAAAAGAGCAAGACAAACTATAAAAAGAACTGAGAGAAATAGATTTTACCGCACAAGACTTAAAAACATAACTAAAGCGGTAAGAGTTGCAGTAGCAAATGGCGACAAAGAAACTGCATTAGTAGCACTTAAAGATGCAAACAAAAACCTACATAGCTTTGTTAGCAAAGGTTTCTTGAAAAAAGAAACTGCATCAAGAAAAGTTAGCCGTTTAGCAAAATTAGTTAATACTATCGCTGCATAA
- the prfA gene encoding peptide chain release factor 1, whose translation MLADKLQPFIDRYNELNSLLSDPSVISDISRMTKLSKEQRNIEPIKDATHKYLQILNDIEENKALLEDPELGDLAKEELKNLEVALPELEEEIKVLLLPKDPNDEKNIYLELRAGTGGDEAALFVGDLATAYIRYTEQRGYKYEIVSSSEGSAGGYKELILLIKGDGAYSRLKFEGGTHRVQRVPETESQGRVHTSAITVAIMPEVEDSEIEINPNDLKIDVMRSSGHGGQSVNTTDSAVRVTHIPTGLVVVNQDGKSQHKNKDAAIKVLKARLYDMQESERREKESKERKDQVGTGDRSGRIRTYNYPQNRISDHRINLTLYRLDAIMAAGLFDEIIDPLIAHHQAEAIANAGL comes from the coding sequence ATGTTAGCAGACAAACTACAACCATTCATCGATCGCTATAATGAGCTAAATAGTTTGCTTAGCGATCCCTCAGTCATCAGCGATATTTCTCGCATGACTAAGCTCTCAAAAGAACAAAGAAATATTGAACCCATCAAAGATGCGACTCATAAGTATTTGCAAATTTTAAATGATATAGAAGAGAATAAAGCACTTTTAGAAGATCCAGAGCTTGGAGATTTGGCTAAAGAGGAGTTAAAAAACCTTGAAGTCGCATTGCCAGAGCTTGAAGAAGAGATAAAAGTCTTACTTCTACCAAAAGATCCAAATGATGAGAAAAATATATATTTGGAGCTTAGAGCTGGAACTGGCGGAGATGAAGCTGCCTTGTTTGTAGGTGACCTTGCAACTGCTTATATCAGATACACTGAGCAACGCGGCTACAAATATGAAATAGTAAGCTCAAGCGAAGGAAGTGCTGGCGGATACAAAGAGCTAATACTTCTGATAAAAGGCGATGGAGCTTATTCAAGACTTAAATTTGAAGGTGGAACTCACAGAGTCCAAAGAGTCCCAGAAACTGAGTCTCAAGGCAGAGTTCATACCTCAGCTATCACAGTTGCTATCATGCCTGAAGTCGAAGATAGTGAGATAGAAATAAATCCAAACGACCTTAAAATCGATGTCATGAGAAGTAGCGGACATGGCGGACAGTCAGTTAATACCACAGATAGCGCCGTTCGTGTCACACACATCCCAACAGGACTTGTAGTCGTCAATCAAGATGGCAAAAGTCAGCACAAAAACAAAGACGCCGCTATCAAAGTCTTAAAAGCTAGACTTTATGATATGCAAGAGAGCGAGCGTAGAGAAAAAGAGAGTAAAGAGCGTAAAGACCAAGTCGGAACTGGCGATAGAAGTGGTAGAATCCGCACTTACAACTATCCGCAAAACCGCATAAGCGACCACCGCATAAACTTAACTCTTTATAGGCTTGACGCTATTATGGCAGCTGGACTATTTGATGAGATTATCGATCCACTCATCGCTCATCACCAAGCTGAGGCCATAGCAAATGCTGGACTCTAG